A portion of the Gigantopelta aegis isolate Gae_Host chromosome 10, Gae_host_genome, whole genome shotgun sequence genome contains these proteins:
- the LOC121384210 gene encoding uncharacterized protein LOC121384210, which produces MEKQYTVKFFTSFVDHLQELCRTSFQFDQTVEVSGYICIEVDNSKKERYVLSEVIHNYGNVVSESFCHKAFKTTTKSLQYGRPQPAHGKSFPFEKENNAHRLVDDGSSSYQRSRLKSRSRDEAMAGYAYSASPAHHNASKLHLHHRSPHPPDRGGDISVQHAVRATKEERSSHTQSCQYQSSSKLPSFAEMAGQPPNPKMARMSATTDWVGLVPSVTHLIPHQSLGNSTVGSASGIYTSSSNTAVEHSLPLMSPTLSRNQPQSSRTPERRSSGASSSAVSLGEESDRIIEIDLDEYEDDDLSHVNSNISSITGNPGHISQFRNSRDFAPDRPKTERFIQANIRYALNLITQFLEARGEKRQIHSIPPDELDSYLSVFYTTVRKSNGDEFQPTSFKTVQNHIDRYLRENKYPYSITKDSVFEQSQAAFRKKRDQLIQTGAGTSRSNPMKHGDVDVLFEKKQLGGHTPNSLINTMWFMNSAFFGISSHHEHHSLNWGDILLGRDPSGKECLTYICRTQPNKVLTIYAQPETPTKCFLSFYKQYMAARPQDMLGPHAPFYLAINSACTLDDGDDMGKVYKSERICPERLMNVVQMMIAADPDNQLSNYGIETVERGKQVRAGDNQPSNGSHQMNNERLQRERDSCQVDKERSSHLADNEGCQTDSANQQVAVGNEDRQTDSSDKQIGNERRQTDDHCPQVTNDDHQLMGGGTNIDCQQVTNDDPQYMDGGINIDCEGRKLDDDYPHVKSELEPVSFEMDSLSEDMDS; this is translated from the coding sequence ATGGAAAAGCAATACACAGTAAAATTCTTTACATCGTTTGTGGACCATTTACAAGAACTCTGCAGAACATCCTTTCAGTTTGACCAGACAGTTGAAGTGAGTGGATACATCTGTATTGAGGTGGACAATTCTAAAAAAGAACGCTACGTCTTAAGTGAGGTGATTCATAACTACGGAAATGTTGTCAGTGAAAGCTTCTGTCACAAGGCTTTTAAGACGACCACAAAGAGTCTTCAGTATGGAAGGCCGCAGCCTGCTCATGGCAAGTCATTCCCCtttgaaaaggaaaacaatGCACACCGACTGGTGGATGATGGTAGCAGTAGTTACCAGAGAAGCCGCCTGAAGTCGAGAAGCAGGGACGAAGCAATGGCAGGATATGCTTATTCAGCATCTCCAGCACATCACAATGCAAGTAAGCTGCACCTCCATCACAGATCACCTCATCCACCTGATCGAGGTGGGGACATCTCGGTCCAGCACGCAGTACGGGCAACAAAGGAAGAACGATCTTCACACACACAGTCCTGTCAGTATCAATCCAGTTCTAAACTTCCAAGTTTTGCAGAAATGGCCGGCCAACCTCCAAATCCTAAGATGGCTCGCATGTCTGCCACCACTGACTGGGTTGGACTAGTTCCCTCTGTGACCCATTTAATACCACACCAATCTCTTGGAAACTCTACTGTTGGCAGTGCCAGTGGCATATATACCTCATCGTCAAACACAGCTGTCGAACATTCTTTACCCTTGATGTCACCTACCCTGTCCAGGAACCAGCCACAGTCCAGTAGAACTCCAGAACGCAGGAGTTCAGGCGCATCATCCTCGGCCGTGTCTCTGGGAGAGGAAAGTGATCGCATTATTGAAATTGACTTGGATGAATACGAGGATGATGATCTGAGTCACGTGAATTCCAACATAAGCAGCATTACTGGAAATCCAGGACATATTAGTCAGTTTCGAAACTCAAGGGACTTCGCTCCAGATCGTCCCAAAACAGAAAGATTCATTCAGGCTAATATTAGGTACGCTTTAAATTTGATAACCCAGTTTCTAGAGGCTCGTGGTGAGAAGCGGCAGATCCACTCAATTCCCCCAGATGAGCTCGACAGCTACCTCTCCGTCTTCTACACCACTGTGCGTAAAAGCAACGGTGACGAGTTTCAACCCACCTCTTTCAAAACCGTTCAGAATCACATTGACCGATACCTCAGGGAAAACAAGTATCCATATTCAATAACAAAAGACTCTGTGTTTGAACAGTCGCAGGCAGCATTCAGAAAGAAGCGCGATCAGCTGATTCAGACGGGAGCGGGGACGTCGAGAAGTAATCCAATGAAGCATGGCGATGTGGACGTGCTGTTTGAGAAGAAGCAGCTGGGAGGACACACGCCTAACTCGCTCATCAACACCATGTGGTTCATGAACAGTGCTTTCTTTGGAATTTCCTCCCACCACGAGCACCACAGTCTGAACTGGGGCGACATCCTGCTGGGTCGAGATCCAAGCGGCAAGGAGTGTCTGACCTACATTTGCCGAACTCAGCCCAACAAAGTTCTCACGATTTACGCACAGCCGGAGACGCCCACCAAGTGTTTCTTGTCCTTCTATAAACAGTACATGGCTGCAAGACCCCAGGACATGCTCGGTCCTCATGCTCCGTTCTATCTTGCTATAAACTCGGCCTGTACACTGGATGATGGCGACGATATGGGAAAAGTGTACAAGTCTGAACGTATCTGCCCAGAACGCCTGATGAATGTCGTACAAATGATGATAGCGGCTGATCCGGACAACCAGCTGAGTAACTACGGCATTGAAACAGTTGAACGTGGGAAACAAGTTCGTGCTGGCGACAACCAGCCAAGTAATGGTAGTCACCAAATGAATAACGAAAGGCTCCAAAGAGAGAGGGATAGTTGTCAGGTTGACAAGGAAAGGAGTAGTCATCTAGCTGATAACGAAGGCTGCCAGACGGACAGCGCCAATCAGCAAGTTGCTGTTGGTAACGAAGATCGCCAAACCGACAGCAGTGATAAGCAGATCGGTAACGAAAGGCGTCAAACTGATGACCACTGTCCGCAAGTGACTAACGACGATCACCAGTTGATGGGTGGTGGTACTAATATTGACTGTCAGCAAGTAACGAACGACGATCCCCAGTATATGGATGGTGGTATTAATATTGACTGCGAGGGTCGCAAACTTGACGACGATTATCCACATGTCAAAAGCGAACTGGAGCCTGTCTCCTTTGAGATGGACTCTTTGTCGGAGGATATGGACAGCTAA